A stretch of the Desulfuromonas sp. TF genome encodes the following:
- a CDS encoding NAD(P)-dependent alcohol dehydrogenase, giving the protein MKAYEIKEAIGPAGLELTTVRPEPEVGHGEVKIRVHATSLNFRDLLVAADRYPAGLKSSVIPLSDGAGEVVAVGPDVSRFQIGDRVAGTFFQNWSSGAISREATAKALGGSVDGMLAEYVVLPERGIIHTPRHLTFEEAATLPCAGVTAWSAVAESGRIRAGETVLLLGTGGVSLFALQFAKMHGAHVIVASSSDDKLKRARELGADTLINYRRTPDWDEEVLKATGGHGVDIVVEVGGGGTLERSIKAVRVGGFIAVIGVVAGGGQVDPRPIISRGIRLQGIYVGSRDQFEAMNRAISQAELRPFVGRTFSFEEAREGYDYLASGAHMGKIVINV; this is encoded by the coding sequence ATGAAAGCCTATGAAATCAAGGAAGCGATTGGCCCCGCCGGCCTGGAATTGACCACTGTACGACCTGAGCCCGAAGTGGGCCATGGAGAAGTCAAGATCAGGGTTCACGCCACTTCCCTGAATTTCCGCGATCTGCTTGTCGCCGCCGATCGATATCCGGCAGGATTAAAGTCATCAGTGATCCCCCTTTCCGATGGCGCCGGCGAGGTCGTCGCCGTCGGTCCAGACGTGAGCCGCTTCCAGATCGGAGATCGTGTCGCCGGTACGTTCTTTCAGAATTGGAGCTCAGGCGCGATTTCTCGAGAGGCAACGGCAAAGGCTCTGGGCGGGTCTGTGGACGGCATGTTGGCCGAGTATGTAGTTCTTCCGGAGCGCGGCATCATCCACACGCCACGTCATCTCACTTTCGAAGAGGCGGCGACCCTCCCCTGCGCGGGAGTCACGGCCTGGAGCGCCGTGGCGGAGTCGGGACGCATACGTGCCGGTGAAACCGTTTTATTGCTTGGCACCGGCGGGGTTAGCCTGTTTGCGCTGCAGTTTGCCAAAATGCATGGAGCGCATGTCATTGTCGCATCGAGCAGCGACGATAAGCTGAAGCGTGCGAGAGAGTTGGGCGCGGATACTTTAATCAACTACCGCAGAACCCCCGATTGGGACGAGGAAGTCCTGAAGGCGACCGGAGGACATGGGGTTGACATCGTCGTGGAAGTCGGCGGGGGCGGTACGTTGGAGCGGTCGATAAAGGCCGTACGCGTGGGGGGATTCATTGCAGTCATCGGTGTGGTAGCAGGGGGCGGGCAGGTCGATCCTCGTCCCATCATTAGTCGTGGTATCCGTCTCCAAGGTATATACGTCGGTTCCAGAGACCAGTTCGAGGCAATGAACAGGGCGATATCCCAGGCGGAACTCCGGCCTTTTGTCGGACGAACCTTCTCCTTCGAGGAGGCCAGGGAGGGGTATGATTATCTGGCAAGTGGCGCCCATATGGGAAAAATCGTAATCAATGTTTGA
- a CDS encoding IclR family transcriptional regulator, translating to MLNRDKRSYSIQAVENALTILEAFGEIDGEVRITRLSEMLEIDKSYVFRLLATFEERGYIEKAERTGRYRLGLAAYVTGQKILSRMGLLTKAKPVMERLARACDEAVYLAVPRNREVLMLDMVDTTQVVGTVSFVGNAYPLTKTVAGKVLLAFGTDLTGRAEEDTPSSLQDELVAIRKEGAGLDSECIGAGTACLAVPLFNAQGKVPGSLCVVGPEFRFSNEHCENHLLPALKAAGEIISTRLGSHFGFSKVPGREALPADLTFCGSWQGGRVGSRF from the coding sequence TTGCTGAACAGAGACAAAAGGTCCTATTCCATCCAGGCGGTAGAAAATGCCCTGACCATTCTGGAAGCGTTTGGGGAAATCGATGGGGAGGTGCGCATCACCAGGCTGAGTGAGATGCTGGAGATAGATAAATCCTACGTCTTTCGATTGTTGGCCACCTTTGAGGAGAGGGGATATATCGAGAAGGCAGAACGCACTGGCAGATACCGGCTGGGGCTTGCCGCCTACGTGACGGGGCAGAAAATCCTTTCGCGCATGGGGTTGTTGACAAAGGCCAAGCCGGTCATGGAGCGCCTGGCGCGCGCCTGTGATGAAGCCGTCTACCTGGCTGTCCCCCGCAACCGAGAGGTTCTGATGCTGGATATGGTCGATACGACCCAGGTGGTCGGCACTGTCTCCTTTGTAGGGAACGCTTACCCGCTGACCAAAACCGTGGCCGGAAAGGTTCTTCTGGCTTTCGGAACGGACCTGACGGGGAGAGCTGAAGAAGATACTCCTTCTTCCCTGCAGGACGAATTGGTCGCCATTCGGAAGGAGGGAGCGGGCCTCGACTCGGAGTGCATCGGAGCAGGAACGGCCTGCCTGGCCGTACCGCTTTTCAATGCTCAAGGCAAAGTTCCCGGCAGCCTCTGTGTCGTGGGCCCGGAGTTCCGCTTTTCCAATGAACATTGCGAGAACCATCTGCTCCCAGCCCTGAAGGCGGCAGGAGAAATCATTTCCACCAGATTGGGCTCCCATTTCGGCTTCAGCAAAGTTCCAGGAAGGGAAGCGCTGCCTGCCGATCTGACATTCTGCGGGAGTTGGCAAGGAGGGCGAGTTGGCAGCCGGTTCTGA
- a CDS encoding FAD-dependent oxidoreductase, with amino-acid sequence MDKEDGKYRVRVMRLEDYQALTPCQSACPLGTDTKRYIKAIADGDDEKGYLIARQTNPLVSVCSRVCTAPCEKACRKMEVEAPVGIRSLKRFVCDRHGVASPLAVAKRLDELSQRDRWLSDRTGNHIFALSERSRKGKEEGGRSQGTSARVAIVGSGPAGLSAAHDLALLGYRVTVFEAAPLPGGQLQTGIPGFRLPKDIVRQEIEAIKSIGVEIRVNSPIGTERTLADLREQGYESVFITIGLQNPMILDLEGAELKGAYNGIDYVREHQNISLGKTCLVIGGGGVAIDCAQHAVRQGVERVMISCLESWDTMPASLSEKEDAQEEGIAFYPSLGPQRIVGQKGRVTGVEFLGVKSVFDEEGRFNPTFVQDSRTFLEADSVILAVGQSSTLPSLSGMDGLEITPSGMICAADDMSTKLPGVFAGGDVRWRFARNVTDAIADGQKAARSIHGYLSGKPLRVRKKGYMRALAPDFDNLRCETIEAVNPPKRDAGKRIQTGEEITLAFESEQARLQAARCRRCNIQTVFDRSRCLLCGTCVDTCVQGALKLTRMADIHKEKDIEDLVRAVEKRSPPGKGMTAIIKDESRCVRCGMCARRCPGQAISMAEFHYEEKWEQS; translated from the coding sequence ATGGACAAGGAAGACGGCAAATATCGGGTAAGGGTCATGAGACTCGAGGACTATCAGGCTTTGACGCCATGCCAAAGCGCCTGTCCGCTTGGGACCGACACCAAGAGGTACATTAAAGCCATAGCCGATGGAGATGATGAGAAGGGCTACCTTATTGCCAGACAAACAAACCCTCTTGTTTCTGTTTGCAGCAGGGTCTGTACCGCACCCTGCGAGAAGGCCTGCAGAAAGATGGAGGTGGAAGCTCCGGTGGGCATCCGGTCCCTGAAGCGATTTGTATGTGACCGGCACGGCGTGGCTTCACCCCTTGCGGTCGCGAAGAGGCTGGATGAGCTCTCCCAGCGGGACAGGTGGCTGAGTGATCGGACGGGTAACCACATCTTTGCCCTTTCGGAGAGGTCCCGTAAGGGCAAGGAAGAAGGGGGGAGATCCCAGGGGACTTCAGCCCGCGTGGCCATCGTGGGTTCCGGTCCGGCGGGATTATCGGCCGCTCACGATCTTGCCCTGCTCGGCTATCGGGTGACGGTTTTCGAGGCGGCGCCGCTGCCTGGAGGGCAGTTGCAGACCGGCATCCCGGGGTTCCGATTACCGAAAGACATCGTCCGTCAAGAAATCGAGGCCATAAAGAGCATCGGGGTAGAGATAAGGGTAAACAGCCCCATCGGAACGGAAAGAACTCTTGCCGATCTTCGTGAGCAAGGCTACGAGTCGGTCTTCATCACCATCGGTCTTCAGAATCCCATGATTCTGGACCTGGAAGGGGCCGAGTTGAAGGGAGCATACAACGGCATCGATTATGTGCGGGAGCATCAGAACATCTCATTGGGAAAGACCTGTCTGGTCATAGGCGGCGGAGGGGTGGCTATAGACTGTGCCCAGCATGCAGTACGTCAAGGAGTTGAGCGGGTGATGATCTCCTGTTTGGAATCGTGGGACACGATGCCGGCGAGTTTATCCGAGAAAGAGGATGCGCAGGAAGAAGGGATCGCGTTTTATCCCTCACTTGGCCCTCAGAGGATAGTGGGACAGAAGGGGCGTGTGACCGGCGTCGAGTTTCTGGGCGTGAAATCGGTGTTCGATGAAGAGGGAAGGTTCAATCCCACCTTTGTCCAGGACAGCAGGACCTTTTTGGAAGCCGACTCGGTGATATTGGCCGTGGGTCAGTCTTCGACTCTCCCGTCCTTGTCCGGAATGGACGGACTGGAGATAACGCCGTCAGGGATGATCTGTGCCGCAGACGACATGTCCACAAAGCTGCCGGGCGTTTTTGCCGGAGGGGATGTCCGGTGGCGGTTTGCTAGGAACGTGACGGATGCCATCGCCGACGGCCAGAAGGCGGCCCGGTCCATCCACGGTTATCTCAGCGGCAAACCCTTGCGTGTGAGGAAAAAAGGATACATGAGGGCGCTGGCGCCTGACTTTGACAATCTCCGTTGCGAGACCATCGAGGCGGTGAACCCACCCAAGAGAGATGCCGGCAAAAGGATCCAGACCGGGGAGGAGATCACTCTGGCTTTTGAGTCAGAGCAGGCGCGCCTTCAGGCTGCCCGATGCAGGCGGTGCAACATACAGACCGTATTCGACCGCTCCCGCTGTCTTCTTTGTGGAACCTGTGTGGATACCTGCGTTCAAGGCGCCCTTAAGCTTACCCGCATGGCGGATATCCATAAAGAAAAGGATATCGAAGATCTGGTCCGGGCCGTGGAGAAGAGGTCGCCTCCCGGCAAAGGGATGACGGCGATCATCAAGGATGAGAGCCGATGCGTTCGTTGCGGGATGTGTGCGCGCCGATGTCCGGGGCAAGCCATCTCCATGGCGGAGTTCCACTATGAAGAGAAATGGGAGCAGAGTTGA
- a CDS encoding cytochrome b N-terminal domain-containing protein, translated as MRYSLKESIKHLPGSIKESVLRRGGGTPDQERAAAVYGNFFLHLHPVRVHVNTLRPGYTFGLGLISFYLFLILVISGTLLMFYYIPSMESAYRSMKDLEFVISYGMVLRNAHRWSAHAMVIFVFLHLCRVFYTGSYKPPRDFNWVIGVCLLLLTLFLSFTGYLLPWDQLAFWAVTVGTNIAAYVPWLGDDLRFLLLGGNEVGQMALTRFYVLHIAILPLFTAVLVGVHFWRIRKDGGLSRPLKD; from the coding sequence ATGAGATACAGCCTCAAAGAGTCCATCAAGCATTTGCCCGGAAGCATAAAAGAATCCGTCCTTCGTCGAGGGGGAGGGACTCCTGATCAGGAAAGGGCCGCAGCAGTCTACGGAAACTTCTTCCTGCATCTTCACCCGGTGAGGGTTCACGTCAACACCCTTCGACCTGGGTATACCTTCGGACTGGGCCTGATTTCCTTCTATCTTTTCCTGATTCTGGTGATTTCTGGGACATTGCTGATGTTCTATTACATCCCTTCCATGGAAAGTGCCTACCGTAGCATGAAGGATCTCGAGTTTGTCATCTCTTACGGGATGGTGCTGCGCAATGCCCACCGATGGTCGGCCCATGCCATGGTGATCTTTGTCTTTCTGCACCTGTGCCGCGTCTTCTACACCGGCTCCTACAAGCCCCCCAGGGATTTCAACTGGGTGATCGGGGTATGCCTGCTTCTTCTGACGCTATTTCTAAGTTTTACCGGATACCTTCTTCCCTGGGATCAGCTGGCCTTTTGGGCCGTTACAGTGGGAACCAATATCGCCGCCTATGTCCCCTGGCTTGGGGACGATCTTCGGTTCCTGCTGCTGGGAGGGAACGAGGTCGGCCAGATGGCGCTCACGCGATTTTATGTGCTTCACATTGCGATCCTGCCTCTATTTACGGCGGTACTGGTGGGGGTGCATTTCTGGCGGATTCGCAAGGACGGAGGCCTTTCACGGCCGTTGAAAGACTGA
- a CDS encoding CoA transferase subunit A: protein MSVYTSVEEAVEGINDGATLLVGGFGPVGTPCNLIQALKDKGVKDLTIISNNCGEEGFGLGILLKNRQIRKVVCSYLGGHPEFERQFLAGEVEVELVPQGTIAERVRAGGAGIPAFYTRAGAGTIIAEGRETRIFDGKEYLLETGLRAEFALIKAYKGDRLGNLIYRRTGMNFNPMMAAAGITTIAEVEELVGIGDLIPEQIHTPSIYVQRLIEFSQSGHGIDQLQF from the coding sequence ATGAGTGTCTACACATCCGTTGAAGAAGCCGTGGAAGGAATTAACGACGGCGCTACCTTGTTGGTGGGAGGGTTTGGACCGGTCGGAACACCGTGCAACCTCATTCAGGCGTTGAAGGACAAAGGGGTGAAGGATCTTACTATCATCTCCAATAACTGCGGCGAAGAGGGGTTTGGACTCGGCATTCTGCTGAAGAACAGGCAGATCAGGAAGGTCGTTTGTTCATATCTGGGGGGGCATCCCGAATTCGAACGGCAGTTTTTGGCCGGGGAGGTGGAAGTCGAACTTGTACCTCAGGGAACGATCGCCGAACGGGTCAGGGCGGGCGGAGCCGGAATCCCTGCCTTTTATACCCGGGCCGGCGCAGGGACCATTATTGCCGAAGGAAGAGAAACCCGCATTTTCGACGGGAAGGAGTACCTCCTCGAAACCGGTTTGCGAGCTGAATTCGCCTTGATCAAGGCCTACAAGGGAGACCGCCTCGGAAATCTCATCTACCGGCGGACCGGGATGAATTTCAATCCGATGATGGCCGCCGCCGGTATCACAACCATCGCGGAAGTTGAGGAGCTGGTGGGAATCGGAGATCTTATTCCGGAGCAGATCCACACGCCCAGCATCTATGTCCAACGCCTTATCGAGTTCAGCCAATCCGGGCATGGAATAGATCAACTACAATTTTGA
- a CDS encoding menaquinol oxidoreductase, whose product MATVEKVEIYPKDPDKTYSLMAIVEGESLQVEKGPEETVHTWPHLIVRELLLFLIVCIVILAVSLVFDAPLEEPANPLHSTNPAKAPWYFVGIQELVSYSAFLGGILIPAVIVLSLLFLPYLDRNPTGTGVWFSGNRKAGILLFSLFVVTMIILIVIGEFFRGPNWSLYWPWEQS is encoded by the coding sequence ATGGCAACAGTAGAAAAAGTGGAAATATACCCGAAGGATCCCGACAAGACCTATTCTCTTATGGCGATTGTAGAAGGGGAGTCCCTCCAAGTTGAAAAAGGGCCGGAAGAAACGGTGCATACCTGGCCGCACCTGATAGTGCGTGAGCTCCTGCTCTTCTTGATCGTCTGCATCGTGATTCTTGCGGTCTCCCTGGTGTTCGATGCCCCCCTCGAAGAGCCCGCCAACCCTTTGCATTCGACCAATCCGGCCAAGGCGCCCTGGTATTTCGTGGGAATTCAGGAACTGGTGAGCTACTCGGCTTTCCTGGGCGGAATCCTGATCCCCGCGGTTATTGTATTGTCTCTGCTATTTCTGCCGTACCTGGACAGGAACCCGACAGGGACTGGCGTCTGGTTTTCCGGAAATCGGAAAGCGGGCATCCTCTTGTTTTCACTTTTCGTCGTCACCATGATCATCCTGATCGTGATAGGAGAATTCTTCCGCGGACCGAACTGGTCTCTTTACTGGCCGTGGGAGCAATCATAG
- a CDS encoding sensor histidine kinase KdpD produces MAAHIAKVIHHIPAKELKRRQISSISKELTHPDDLERLKREFISTASHELCTPLTSILGFSELLMNPENYGGIAAERQREFLEIIYEKARDLMDIVDALLILAHSRSGIGVCLNREACSIETLVEEALAALPGTTDKQRIEVHLVEGGTSIWIDRKKLGRALTALLANALKFAPDRVVRVRGECSGGRSLIAVEDDGIGMSPQDLKKIFQPFFRVDASSTAAAGLGLGLPFANALVEAHGGDLSIKSTPGAGTTVTLSIPLTSGSKRNRNH; encoded by the coding sequence ATGGCGGCTCACATCGCAAAAGTTATCCATCACATTCCAGCTAAGGAACTCAAGCGGCGCCAGATTTCCTCCATATCAAAAGAGCTAACCCATCCGGACGACCTGGAGCGATTGAAGAGGGAATTCATCAGTACGGCCTCTCACGAACTGTGCACTCCTCTGACTTCGATTCTGGGCTTTTCCGAACTATTGATGAACCCCGAGAATTATGGCGGCATAGCTGCAGAGAGGCAAAGGGAGTTTCTGGAAATTATCTACGAGAAAGCCAGGGATCTGATGGACATAGTCGATGCGCTTCTGATTCTTGCCCACAGTCGCTCCGGCATAGGGGTGTGTTTGAACAGGGAGGCCTGTAGCATCGAAACCCTGGTGGAGGAGGCGCTGGCCGCATTGCCAGGTACCACCGATAAGCAACGGATAGAGGTTCATCTGGTAGAAGGCGGGACGAGCATTTGGATCGATCGGAAAAAACTGGGGAGGGCTCTGACGGCTCTTCTTGCAAATGCCCTCAAATTTGCCCCGGACCGTGTGGTCCGCGTGCGGGGAGAGTGCTCAGGCGGTCGCTCTCTCATTGCCGTGGAGGATGATGGTATCGGGATGTCACCGCAGGATTTGAAAAAGATCTTCCAGCCGTTTTTCCGCGTCGACGCCTCGTCAACAGCGGCCGCGGGTCTTGGCCTGGGGCTCCCCTTCGCCAATGCCCTAGTCGAGGCGCACGGAGGAGACCTCTCCATAAAGAGTACCCCGGGTGCTGGAACTACGGTCACCCTCTCGATTCCGTTAACGAGCGGGTCGAAGAGGAATCGGAATCATTGA
- a CDS encoding ubiquinol-cytochrome c reductase iron-sulfur subunit has translation MLHATLLEAARCKAKPRVDEDRRGFVNLAATILVLGIGGAVTQIGRFLKPNVLYEPSKVFKIGALSRFPIGSRTVIGGRGIEIVREKDGIHAISLVCTHLGCLVKPVNNNPDVGYTCPCHGSHFTLKGDVLGGPAPKNLPWYEIYMDHMGSLVVDTSKENQRRTKLVA, from the coding sequence ATGCTTCATGCAACGCTTCTTGAAGCAGCAAGATGCAAAGCGAAACCCAGAGTGGATGAAGACCGCAGAGGGTTTGTCAATCTGGCCGCGACGATTCTGGTTCTCGGAATCGGAGGGGCTGTGACACAGATCGGCCGTTTCCTGAAGCCCAATGTTCTTTATGAACCTTCCAAAGTCTTCAAAATTGGCGCTCTGAGCAGGTTCCCAATCGGAAGCCGAACTGTAATAGGTGGCAGGGGAATAGAAATCGTGCGGGAGAAGGATGGCATTCACGCCATCTCTCTCGTCTGTACACACCTGGGCTGCCTGGTTAAACCCGTGAACAACAATCCCGATGTCGGGTACACATGCCCCTGCCACGGATCCCACTTTACGCTCAAGGGTGATGTCCTAGGGGGACCGGCACCAAAAAACCTTCCCTGGTACGAAATCTATATGGATCACATGGGGAGTCTCGTGGTCGATACTTCCAAGGAGAACCAAAGAAGGACCAAGCTCGTTGCCTAG
- a CDS encoding cytochrome c: MKMGILSILATMLFSALLFCSGAQANEPPNMPYVFEANCFLCHREPEQTGPSSIFDMRSKTGNPLHEQYIRNNVRFGISAMPAFRISEVSPKALDDIVNYLKTVATYRKEHPDYKPMPGPEGGIEK; encoded by the coding sequence ATGAAAATGGGAATCTTGAGCATTCTGGCCACCATGCTCTTCTCAGCGCTCCTGTTCTGCAGCGGAGCCCAGGCCAATGAGCCGCCGAACATGCCCTACGTCTTCGAGGCAAACTGTTTCCTGTGTCACAGGGAACCTGAGCAAACCGGGCCGAGCAGCATTTTCGACATGCGGTCGAAGACTGGGAATCCCCTGCACGAACAGTATATCCGCAACAACGTGCGATTCGGAATAAGCGCGATGCCTGCTTTCAGGATATCGGAAGTAAGCCCGAAGGCGTTGGATGATATTGTCAACTATCTGAAAACCGTTGCTACATACCGCAAGGAGCATCCTGACTACAAACCAATGCCGGGGCCAGAAGGAGGGATCGAGAAATGA
- a CDS encoding amino acid ABC transporter substrate-binding protein yields MNIAWRNRLAIVFVSMIMTSALPSLAKDRSEIIIGTHLPLTGELSGAGREQKWSYEEAVKDVNASGGIFIKEFGKNLQVRLIIVDDESNPAKASRAVERLIDFHKVDMLLSGFGGIHGVIPACITAEKYKKYYHASISLVPDWLKHKFQWSTLFFFDLEQSVSVPFQLWNSMPRDNRPKKPAVLTENTPDGRLFADLFQTVSKTYGYRLIFSETLRSGTNDHSVQIQKSKTLGVDAILFFSSEKDSISFIRQMKQNDLNVAYFHGWKGAWAGNFWNELGKDAQFILCDGFWSMDFPFPGARDLGERYLRHFGETSVSVGCTYALAQILWQAIEKAGTLDGKKVRDAVLGSRFETVMGPVKYQSNGVAIFVNTANQWIDGKQELVYPFKWAKKPVISAPPWDERL; encoded by the coding sequence ATGAATATTGCATGGCGAAATCGATTGGCAATAGTTTTCGTGAGCATGATAATGACCAGCGCCCTGCCTTCCCTGGCAAAGGATAGGAGTGAAATCATAATTGGCACCCACCTTCCTTTGACAGGTGAGCTTTCTGGAGCAGGCAGGGAACAGAAGTGGTCTTATGAGGAAGCGGTAAAGGATGTTAACGCTTCGGGTGGCATCTTTATAAAGGAATTCGGAAAAAATCTACAGGTCAGGCTCATTATCGTGGATGATGAATCGAATCCAGCGAAGGCTTCCCGAGCAGTAGAGAGACTGATAGATTTCCACAAAGTTGACATGCTCCTGAGCGGTTTTGGCGGGATTCATGGTGTCATCCCTGCGTGTATAACTGCAGAGAAATACAAAAAATATTATCATGCTTCCATTTCCTTGGTGCCAGACTGGCTTAAGCACAAGTTTCAATGGTCCACACTGTTTTTCTTCGACCTTGAGCAAAGCGTCTCCGTTCCTTTCCAGTTATGGAACAGTATGCCGAGGGATAACCGCCCGAAAAAACCCGCGGTATTAACGGAAAACACCCCCGATGGACGACTCTTTGCCGACCTTTTTCAGACCGTTTCGAAAACGTATGGCTATCGTTTAATTTTTTCCGAGACTCTGCGCTCTGGAACTAATGATCATTCGGTACAAATACAAAAGTCCAAAACCTTGGGGGTTGATGCGATCCTCTTTTTCTCTTCTGAAAAAGACAGCATAAGCTTTATTCGCCAAATGAAACAAAATGACCTTAACGTGGCCTACTTCCATGGGTGGAAAGGAGCCTGGGCTGGAAATTTCTGGAATGAACTCGGGAAGGACGCCCAATTCATTCTTTGTGACGGGTTTTGGTCAATGGACTTCCCCTTCCCGGGGGCTAGGGATTTGGGTGAACGCTACCTGAGGCACTTCGGAGAAACTTCGGTTTCGGTCGGGTGTACCTATGCCCTAGCTCAAATCCTGTGGCAGGCCATCGAAAAAGCCGGAACTCTGGACGGAAAAAAGGTGCGTGACGCCGTTCTAGGCAGCAGGTTTGAAACCGTTATGGGTCCTGTAAAATACCAGAGCAATGGAGTTGCCATTTTCGTGAACACAGCCAATCAGTGGATCGACGGCAAGCAAGAGTTGGTTTACCCGTTCAAATGGGCGAAAAAACCGGTCATATCGGCCCCGCCATGGGATGAACGATTGTAG
- a CDS encoding 3-oxoacid CoA-transferase subunit B: protein MPWTREQIAQRASLEIEDGYYVNLGIGIPTLVTKYLPEGKQVFFQSENGLLGMGPPAKEGEEDIDLVNAGKQYTTMAPGAVLFSSAESFAMIRGGHIDLAILGGMEAAANGDLANFMIPGVMVKGMGGAMDLVYGAKRIVVVMDHVSKHGAPKILNRCSLPLTGKGVVNRIITDLAVMDVTKNGLVLIEVAPGVSTQDVQACTEPELIILDQLQERQMDSPLVSAQGSQ, encoded by the coding sequence ATGCCTTGGACTAGAGAACAGATTGCCCAGCGCGCTTCGCTGGAGATTGAAGACGGCTATTACGTGAACCTTGGGATAGGCATCCCCACGCTGGTTACCAAGTACCTGCCGGAAGGGAAACAGGTGTTTTTCCAGTCTGAAAACGGACTGCTCGGGATGGGCCCACCAGCCAAAGAGGGGGAGGAGGATATTGATCTGGTCAATGCCGGCAAGCAGTACACCACCATGGCGCCTGGCGCCGTCCTGTTCAGTAGCGCCGAGTCGTTCGCCATGATCCGCGGCGGGCATATTGACCTGGCCATACTTGGAGGCATGGAAGCTGCCGCCAACGGCGACCTTGCCAATTTCATGATACCTGGAGTGATGGTTAAAGGCATGGGCGGTGCGATGGACCTGGTATACGGTGCGAAACGCATTGTCGTGGTCATGGATCACGTCAGCAAGCATGGAGCCCCCAAGATTTTGAACAGATGCTCTCTTCCCTTGACTGGCAAAGGCGTTGTAAACCGCATTATCACAGATCTCGCCGTTATGGACGTGACTAAAAATGGACTTGTGCTGATCGAGGTCGCTCCAGGAGTAAGCACTCAGGATGTCCAGGCATGTACCGAACCGGAACTGATAATCCTAGACCAATTGCAAGAACGGCAAATGGACAGTCCTCTGGTTTCGGCGCAAGGGTCGCAATAG
- a CDS encoding cytochrome c encodes MERAVLRKLTSLCIISGLVCLILLGITAIRDGKREWKDYQQEYRRLLLGKISRDINPVLYERVSGMKPEIKQIVVNEFGAVDRCPTCHLGIEDTLFTTAKQPHTTHPDPELLAKHPVEKFGCTICHGGQGAATTYDGASHQTIAHWPDPMVEKRFMQSRCGYCHKDYEAIGADDLALGQKLFEDLYCAGCHKVDAGDGSMAPELSAFADKDTGHFDFTHIDGDRSRQNWALEHFLSPSRVTPGSVMRSYAMNGHQVEALTTYVLSLTERVFVRSYYPKEDLVVAKKDIIIQEREKDFSP; translated from the coding sequence ATGGAAAGAGCAGTTTTGCGAAAGCTTACATCACTCTGCATCATCAGCGGACTGGTCTGTTTGATCCTGCTGGGTATAACGGCGATCCGCGACGGAAAACGGGAGTGGAAAGATTATCAGCAGGAGTACAGGAGACTGCTACTGGGAAAGATCAGCCGCGATATCAACCCGGTGCTCTACGAGAGAGTTTCGGGCATGAAGCCGGAGATCAAGCAGATCGTCGTGAATGAATTCGGCGCCGTCGACCGCTGTCCAACCTGCCACCTTGGGATCGAAGATACGCTATTCACCACGGCGAAGCAACCGCACACCACCCACCCGGACCCGGAGCTGCTGGCAAAGCACCCCGTTGAGAAGTTCGGCTGCACCATCTGTCATGGCGGCCAGGGGGCGGCCACAACCTACGACGGAGCCTCCCACCAGACCATCGCCCACTGGCCGGATCCGATGGTGGAGAAGCGTTTCATGCAGTCCCGTTGCGGCTACTGCCACAAGGACTACGAGGCAATCGGGGCCGACGATCTGGCCTTGGGACAGAAGCTCTTTGAAGACCTTTATTGTGCCGGTTGCCACAAGGTCGATGCGGGTGACGGATCCATGGCTCCCGAGCTATCCGCCTTCGCCGATAAGGATACCGGGCACTTCGACTTTACTCATATCGACGGTGACCGCTCGCGGCAGAACTGGGCACTTGAACACTTCCTGAGCCCTTCACGGGTAACACCGGGCTCCGTGATGCGCAGCTACGCTATGAACGGCCATCAGGTCGAAGCCCTGACGACTTATGTCCTGAGCCTTACGGAAAGGGTTTTTGTGAGGTCGTATTATCCCAAGGAGGACCTCGTTGTCGCGAAGAAGGACATTATTATCCAAGAGCGGGAGAAGGATTTCTCCCCGTAG